Proteins encoded in a region of the Mycolicibacterium neoaurum genome:
- the hsaB gene encoding 3-hydroxy-9,10-secoandrosta-1,3,5(10)-triene-9,17-dione monooxygenase reductase subunit, with protein MTAEAIDPRTFRNVLGQFCTGVTVITTTAEDVPIGFACQSFAALSLDPPLVLFCPTKQSRAWQAIEASGRFCVNMLHENQQHVSAQFGSKAPDKFAGIDWTASPLGSPIIDGSLAHIDCTVASVHDGGDHFVVFGAVHSLSEPPALKPRPLLFYRGQYTGIEPDKNTPAQWRDDLEAFLTTTTSDTWL; from the coding sequence ATGACCGCCGAAGCCATCGATCCGCGCACCTTCCGCAATGTGCTCGGGCAGTTCTGCACCGGTGTCACCGTCATCACCACCACGGCCGAGGACGTTCCGATCGGTTTCGCCTGCCAGTCGTTCGCGGCATTGTCGCTGGACCCGCCGTTGGTGCTGTTCTGTCCGACCAAGCAGTCCAGGGCGTGGCAGGCCATCGAGGCCAGCGGCAGGTTCTGTGTGAACATGCTGCACGAGAATCAGCAGCATGTCTCCGCGCAGTTCGGATCGAAGGCGCCCGACAAGTTCGCCGGGATCGACTGGACCGCATCGCCGTTGGGCTCACCGATCATCGACGGCAGCCTGGCCCATATCGACTGCACCGTTGCCTCGGTGCATGACGGCGGCGATCACTTCGTGGTGTTCGGCGCGGTGCACTCGTTGTCGGAGCCGCCTGCGCTCAAACCGCGGCCGCTGTTGTTCTACCGCGGCCAGTACACCGGGATCGAGCCCGATAAGAACACCCCGGCCCAGTGGCGTGACGACCTCGAGGCGTTCCTGACCACGACGACGTCGGATACGTGGCTGTAG
- a CDS encoding LysR family transcriptional regulator, with amino-acid sequence MTRNAPLICKTADMPVPSADDLLILLAVGRTGRYVSAADQLGVNHTTISRRIAALEQAIGARVLTRVGAGWELTDRGREVLAAAEAIEAAVRSLADAEGRPRALEGVVRISATDGFSAYIAAPAAAEVQREHPGISVEIVAATRRASQQRASVDIEIVVGEPTVHRAQAIRLGDYCLGLYGSRRYLSEHGTPREVGELTGHPLVYFIDSMLQVDELDLAASFAPAMRQSVSSTNVFVHVEATRADAGLGLLPCFMADRHDDLVRVLPHEVSVRLTYWLVTRAETLRRPEVEAIVEAIGDRMREHADVLLGTV; translated from the coding sequence ATGACCAGAAACGCACCACTTATCTGCAAAACTGCAGATATGCCCGTACCGAGCGCCGACGATCTGCTGATTCTGCTCGCAGTCGGACGGACCGGACGCTATGTCAGTGCCGCCGATCAGCTTGGGGTCAATCACACCACCATCTCGCGACGTATCGCAGCGCTCGAGCAGGCCATCGGTGCGCGCGTGCTCACCCGCGTCGGCGCCGGCTGGGAGCTGACCGACCGTGGTCGTGAGGTGCTCGCCGCCGCCGAGGCGATCGAGGCCGCGGTGCGGTCACTGGCCGACGCTGAGGGCAGACCGCGCGCCCTGGAGGGTGTCGTCCGCATCTCGGCCACCGATGGTTTCAGCGCCTATATCGCCGCCCCGGCCGCTGCGGAGGTACAACGCGAACACCCCGGTATCTCGGTCGAGATCGTGGCGGCCACCCGCCGCGCCAGTCAGCAACGGGCGAGTGTCGATATCGAGATCGTGGTGGGCGAACCCACCGTGCACCGCGCACAAGCCATCCGGCTCGGTGACTACTGCCTCGGGCTGTACGGCTCGCGGCGGTATCTGTCCGAACACGGCACTCCGCGGGAGGTCGGCGAGCTGACCGGACACCCATTGGTCTACTTCATCGACTCCATGCTGCAGGTCGACGAGCTGGATCTGGCCGCCAGCTTCGCCCCGGCGATGCGGCAATCGGTGTCCTCGACCAATGTGTTCGTGCACGTCGAAGCGACCCGGGCGGATGCGGGCCTGGGACTGCTGCCGTGCTTCATGGCCGATCGGCACGACGACCTGGTCCGGGTACTGCCCCACGAGGTGTCGGTGCGATTGACCTACTGGCTGGTGACCCGCGCCGAGACGTTGCGCAGGCCCGAAGTCGAAGCCATCGTCGAGGCGATCGGCGACCGCATGCGCGAGCACGCCGACGTGCTGCTGGGCACGGTGTGA
- the hsaA gene encoding 3-hydroxy-9,10-secoandrosta-1,3,5(10)-triene-9,17-dione monooxygenase oxygenase subunit gives MTSIEQRDVQAVLSGIDDLLPNLRERAQIAEDQRQVPYETINELDEVGFFKLLQPEQWGGLQADPTVFYEAVRRLASACGSTGWISSIIGVHNWHLALFDQRAQDEVWGDDPTVRVSSSYAPMGAGTVVDGGYLVSGAWQWSSGSEHATWAFLGGPVIKDGRPVDFGSFLIPRTEYTIDDVWHVVGLKGTGSNTVVVKDVFVPSHRFLSYKAMNDGTAGGYQNNTAPVYKMPWGTMHPTTISAPIVGMAYGAYAAHVEHQGKRVRAAFAGEKSKDDPFAKVRIAEAASDIDAAWRQLIGNVGDEYALLQAGKEIPYELRARARRDQVRATARAIASIDLLFESAGATALVTGAPLQRFWRDAHAGRVHAANEPERAYLIFGNNEFGLPPADTMV, from the coding sequence GTGACGTCCATTGAACAGCGTGACGTGCAGGCAGTTCTGAGCGGTATCGACGATCTGTTGCCGAACCTGCGGGAACGCGCCCAGATCGCCGAAGACCAGCGCCAGGTTCCCTACGAGACCATCAACGAACTCGATGAGGTCGGCTTCTTCAAGCTGCTCCAGCCCGAGCAGTGGGGCGGCCTACAGGCCGATCCGACCGTTTTCTACGAGGCCGTCCGTCGGCTGGCCAGCGCATGCGGGTCGACCGGCTGGATCAGCTCGATCATCGGCGTGCACAACTGGCACCTGGCGCTGTTCGACCAGCGCGCCCAGGACGAGGTGTGGGGCGACGACCCGACCGTGCGTGTCTCGTCCTCCTACGCCCCGATGGGTGCGGGAACCGTGGTCGACGGCGGTTATCTGGTCAGCGGAGCATGGCAGTGGTCCTCCGGTAGTGAACACGCCACCTGGGCGTTCCTCGGCGGCCCGGTCATCAAGGACGGCCGGCCGGTGGACTTCGGCAGCTTCCTGATCCCGCGCACCGAATACACGATCGACGATGTCTGGCATGTCGTCGGACTCAAGGGCACCGGCAGCAACACCGTCGTCGTCAAGGACGTGTTCGTGCCCTCACACCGGTTCCTGTCCTACAAGGCCATGAACGACGGCACCGCGGGCGGCTACCAGAACAACACCGCTCCGGTCTACAAGATGCCGTGGGGCACCATGCATCCCACCACCATCTCGGCCCCGATCGTCGGTATGGCCTATGGCGCGTACGCCGCCCATGTCGAGCATCAGGGCAAGCGCGTCCGGGCCGCCTTCGCCGGTGAGAAGTCCAAGGACGATCCGTTCGCCAAGGTGCGCATCGCCGAGGCCGCCAGCGATATCGATGCGGCATGGCGTCAGCTGATCGGCAATGTCGGTGACGAGTACGCCCTGTTGCAGGCGGGCAAGGAGATCCCCTACGAGCTGCGTGCCCGTGCGCGCCGCGACCAGGTCCGGGCGACCGCCCGCGCCATCGCCTCGATCGACCTGCTGTTCGAGTCGGCCGGTGCCACCGCGCTGGTCACCGGCGCTCCGCTGCAGCGGTTCTGGCGGGACGCCCACGCGGGCCGGGTGCACGCCGCCAACGAGCCGGAGCGTGCCTACCTGATCTTCGGTAACAACGAGTTCGGTCTGCCGCCCGCGGACACGATGGTCTGA
- a CDS encoding MFS transporter — translation MCAADHNSHQPTTGLKRVVTASMAGTVVEWYEFFLYGTAATLVFSKVFFAQTGSELDAILAAFVTYAVGFIARPLGGIVFGHFGDKYGRKKLLQFSLLLVGAATFAMGCLPTFNQIGYWAPALLVTLRFIQGFAVGGEWGGAVLLVAEHSPDRQRGFWASWPQAGVPAGNLLATIVLLVLTTTLSDAAFLSWGWRVAFWLSAVVVLVGYYIRTKVTDAPIFVEAQQEAERIKASSLSVVEVLKRYPRGVFTAMGLRFGENIMYYLVVTFSITYLKTQVGADTSTILWYLLFAHAVHFAVIPLVGRLSDRYGRRPVYIVGALLGATWGFFAFPMMNSGNYAVVTASVTVGLVIHALMYAPQPAIMSEMFPTRMRYSGVSLGYQVTSIVAGSLAPIIAVKLLDIYDSSVPIAIYLGLACGVSFLAALVTRETKGIDLRTLDDADARDIAGARA, via the coding sequence ATGTGTGCCGCCGATCACAATTCACATCAGCCGACGACCGGTCTCAAACGGGTCGTCACCGCATCGATGGCCGGCACGGTCGTCGAGTGGTACGAATTCTTCCTCTACGGCACGGCCGCGACGCTGGTATTCAGCAAGGTGTTCTTCGCGCAGACGGGCAGCGAACTCGACGCCATCCTTGCCGCGTTCGTCACCTACGCAGTGGGGTTCATCGCCCGCCCGCTCGGTGGCATCGTCTTCGGCCACTTCGGCGACAAGTACGGCCGCAAGAAGCTATTGCAGTTCAGCTTGCTACTGGTCGGCGCTGCCACCTTCGCGATGGGCTGCCTGCCGACCTTCAACCAGATCGGCTACTGGGCGCCGGCGCTGCTGGTGACGCTGCGGTTCATCCAGGGCTTTGCGGTCGGCGGCGAGTGGGGTGGCGCGGTGCTGTTGGTCGCCGAGCACAGCCCCGACCGGCAGCGTGGATTCTGGGCAAGTTGGCCGCAGGCCGGTGTGCCCGCCGGCAATCTGCTCGCCACCATCGTGCTGCTGGTACTGACCACCACATTGTCCGACGCCGCGTTCCTGTCCTGGGGCTGGCGGGTGGCGTTCTGGTTGTCGGCGGTGGTCGTGCTGGTCGGCTACTACATTCGCACCAAGGTCACCGATGCGCCGATCTTCGTCGAAGCGCAGCAGGAGGCCGAGCGCATCAAGGCCAGCTCGCTGTCGGTCGTCGAGGTGCTCAAGCGTTACCCCCGTGGCGTTTTCACGGCCATGGGCCTGCGGTTCGGCGAGAACATCATGTACTACCTGGTGGTCACCTTCTCCATCACCTATCTCAAGACCCAGGTGGGCGCGGACACCAGCACCATCCTGTGGTACCTGCTGTTCGCACACGCCGTGCACTTCGCGGTCATCCCGCTCGTCGGCCGGTTGTCCGACCGCTACGGTCGCCGGCCGGTGTACATCGTGGGTGCGCTGCTGGGAGCCACCTGGGGCTTCTTCGCCTTCCCGATGATGAACAGCGGAAACTACGCGGTGGTGACGGCCTCGGTGACCGTCGGCCTGGTGATCCATGCGCTGATGTATGCGCCGCAACCGGCGATCATGTCCGAGATGTTCCCCACCAGGATGCGCTATTCCGGTGTCTCGCTGGGCTATCAGGTCACCTCGATCGTCGCGGGGTCGCTGGCGCCCATCATCGCGGTCAAGTTGCTCGACATCTACGACTCGTCGGTGCCGATTGCGATCTATCTCGGACTGGCGTGCGGAGTGTCGTTTCTGGCCGCGCTCGTCACCCGGGAGACCAAGGGCATCGACCTCAGGACGCTCGATGACGCCGACGCCCGTGACATCGCGGGGGCGCGGGCATGA
- a CDS encoding ferredoxin--NADP reductase produces the protein MTEEPLGSHVLELEIAAVIEETADARSLVFDIPGGSDVPAEKLRYSPGQFLTLRVPSERTGSVARCYSLSSSPARDEKLTVTVKRTADGYASNWLCDNAHPGMRMHVLAPSGTFVPKTLDTDFLLLAAGSGITPMMAICKSALAEGTGKVVLVYANRDENSVIFAETLRELAAAHPDRLTVIHWLETVQGLPNTDALATLVRPFAAHEAFICGPGPFMSAAEAACKTVDARHIHIEVFKSLDSDPFAQVVIDVEEDDDRGPAQAIVELDGTTHEIEWPRKAKLLDVLLNKGLDAPFSCREGHCGACAVLMRKGGVEMEINDVLEPSDLDEGLILACQALPTSDSVEVTYDE, from the coding sequence GTGACGGAGGAACCGCTCGGCAGCCATGTGCTGGAACTGGAGATCGCCGCCGTCATCGAGGAGACGGCCGATGCGCGGTCGCTCGTGTTCGACATCCCGGGCGGCAGCGATGTGCCCGCCGAGAAGTTGCGGTACTCGCCCGGCCAGTTCCTGACGCTGCGGGTGCCCAGCGAGCGGACCGGGTCGGTGGCCCGCTGCTACTCGCTGTCGAGTTCACCGGCACGTGACGAGAAGCTGACCGTGACCGTCAAGCGGACCGCCGACGGGTACGCGTCGAATTGGCTGTGCGACAACGCTCATCCCGGTATGCGCATGCACGTGCTTGCCCCATCGGGCACCTTCGTGCCCAAGACGCTGGACACCGATTTCCTGTTGTTGGCCGCGGGCAGTGGGATCACCCCGATGATGGCGATCTGCAAGTCCGCGCTGGCCGAGGGCACCGGAAAGGTCGTCCTGGTGTACGCCAACCGGGACGAGAACTCGGTCATCTTCGCCGAAACGCTGCGTGAGTTGGCCGCCGCACACCCGGACCGGTTGACGGTGATCCACTGGCTGGAGACGGTGCAGGGTCTGCCCAACACCGATGCTTTGGCGACCCTGGTGCGACCGTTCGCAGCACATGAGGCATTCATCTGCGGGCCCGGTCCCTTCATGTCCGCCGCCGAGGCGGCCTGCAAGACAGTCGACGCCAGGCATATCCACATCGAGGTGTTCAAGTCTCTGGATTCGGACCCGTTCGCTCAGGTCGTCATCGACGTGGAAGAGGACGATGATCGCGGCCCCGCGCAGGCGATCGTCGAACTGGACGGGACCACCCACGAGATCGAGTGGCCGCGCAAGGCCAAGTTGCTCGATGTCTTGCTGAACAAGGGTCTGGATGCGCCCTTCTCCTGCCGCGAGGGCCATTGCGGGGCGTGCGCGGTGCTGATGCGCAAGGGCGGTGTCGAGATGGAGATCAACGATGTCCTCGAGCCGTCCGATCTCGACGAGGGTCTCATCCTGGCCTGCCAGGCTTTGCCCACATCGGATTCGGTGGAAGTCACCT
- the hsaC gene encoding iron-dependent extradiol dioxygenase HsaC has protein sequence MSIKSLGYMRIEATDVAAWREFALKVLGMVEGQGSTPGALYLRMDEVAARLVIVPGEHDRLLISGWEVADAPALQALRETLSKAGVEYAEGTREERAERRVEGLIRFNDPAGNVLEAFHGAQYLGRRFVSPYGHKFVTGEQGLGHVVLTCDDDAAAQAFYQDVLGFRLRDSMSLPPQLAGRPADGDPVWLRFYGCNPRHHALAFMPMPNPTGIVHLMVEVEESDDVGLCLDRALRRNVKMSATLGRHINDKMLSFYIKTPGGFDIEFGCEGLEVEDQNWVARESTAVSLWGHDFSVGFK, from the coding sequence ATGAGCATCAAGTCGCTGGGGTACATGCGCATCGAGGCAACCGATGTGGCGGCGTGGCGTGAGTTCGCCCTGAAGGTGCTCGGCATGGTCGAGGGACAGGGCTCCACCCCTGGTGCCCTCTATCTGCGGATGGACGAGGTCGCCGCGCGCCTGGTGATCGTGCCGGGCGAGCACGACCGATTGTTGATCTCCGGCTGGGAGGTGGCCGACGCCCCTGCGCTGCAGGCACTGCGCGAGACACTGTCCAAGGCCGGCGTCGAGTATGCCGAGGGTACCCGCGAGGAGCGTGCCGAGCGGCGCGTCGAGGGATTGATCCGCTTCAACGATCCGGCGGGCAACGTCCTGGAGGCCTTCCACGGTGCCCAGTACCTCGGCCGTCGTTTCGTCAGCCCCTACGGCCACAAATTCGTGACCGGCGAGCAGGGGCTCGGGCATGTCGTGCTCACCTGTGATGACGACGCCGCGGCGCAGGCGTTCTATCAGGACGTGCTGGGATTCCGGCTGCGCGACTCGATGAGTCTGCCGCCCCAGCTCGCCGGCCGGCCCGCCGACGGCGATCCGGTGTGGCTGCGCTTCTACGGGTGCAACCCGCGTCACCACGCGCTGGCATTCATGCCGATGCCCAACCCGACCGGCATCGTGCACCTGATGGTGGAGGTCGAGGAGTCTGATGACGTCGGCCTGTGCCTGGACCGTGCGCTGCGTCGCAACGTGAAGATGTCGGCGACCCTCGGCAGGCATATCAACGACAAGATGTTGTCCTTCTACATCAAGACCCCCGGTGGTTTCGACATCGAGTTCGGCTGTGAGGGATTGGAAGTCGAGGACCAGAACTGGGTGGCGCGGGAGAGCACCGCGGTCAGCCTGTGGGGGCACGACTTCAGCGTCGGCTTCAAGTAG
- the hsaD gene encoding 4,5:9,10-diseco-3-hydroxy-5,9,17-trioxoandrosta-1(10),2-diene-4-oate hydrolase, translated as MTAISEITFESTSRYADVQAGDLAMRLHYHEAGDPTSQTIVLLHGGGPGASSWSNFGRNIAVLAEHYHVLAIDQPGYGLSDKHTEHEQYNRYSAKAVLGLLDKLEITGRVPLLGNSLGGGTAVRFALDYPDRAGKLILMGPGGLSVNLFAPDPTEGVKALAKFNFEPTRENLEAFIRIMVFDQKLVTPELVEERFKIASTPESLAATRAMGKSFAGPDFELGMMWREVYKLRQPVLLIWGREDRVNPLDGALVAVKQIPRVQLHVFGQCGHWAQVEKFDEFNKLTIDFLG; from the coding sequence ATGACGGCCATTTCGGAGATCACATTCGAGTCGACGTCGCGGTACGCCGACGTGCAGGCCGGCGACCTGGCCATGCGGTTGCACTACCACGAGGCGGGCGACCCGACGTCGCAGACCATCGTGCTGTTGCACGGCGGCGGACCGGGCGCGTCGAGCTGGTCGAATTTCGGCCGTAACATCGCCGTGCTCGCCGAGCACTACCACGTGTTGGCCATCGACCAGCCCGGTTACGGACTGTCGGACAAGCACACCGAGCACGAGCAGTACAACCGCTACAGTGCCAAGGCTGTGCTCGGGCTGCTCGACAAGCTCGAGATCACCGGACGTGTTCCGCTGCTGGGCAATTCGCTCGGTGGTGGCACCGCGGTGCGCTTCGCGCTGGACTATCCCGATCGCGCGGGCAAGCTCATCCTGATGGGTCCCGGCGGGCTGTCGGTGAACCTGTTCGCCCCCGATCCGACCGAGGGCGTGAAGGCGCTGGCGAAGTTCAACTTCGAGCCGACCCGCGAGAACCTCGAGGCGTTCATCAGGATCATGGTGTTCGACCAGAAGCTGGTCACCCCGGAGCTGGTCGAGGAGCGCTTCAAGATCGCCAGCACCCCGGAGTCACTGGCGGCCACCCGGGCGATGGGAAAGTCGTTCGCGGGTCCCGATTTCGAGCTCGGCATGATGTGGCGCGAGGTGTACAAGCTGCGCCAGCCGGTGCTGCTGATCTGGGGGCGAGAGGACCGGGTGAACCCGCTCGACGGCGCGCTGGTGGCAGTCAAGCAGATCCCGCGCGTGCAGCTGCACGTCTTCGGGCAGTGCGGACACTGGGCGCAGGTCGAGAAGTTCGACGAATTCAACAAGCTCACCATTGATTTCCTGGGCTAG
- a CDS encoding 3-hydroxybutyrate dehydrogenase, which translates to MSDLAGKTALVTGAAAGIGAACARELAARGAKVTVADRDTAGATALAAEIGGTAWPVDLLDVTGLEDLRLDVDILVNNAGVQRVAPIAEFPPEAFRTLLTLMTEVPFLLIRAALPHMYEAGFGRIINLSSVHGLRASEYKVAYVTAKHALEGLSKVTALEGGPHGVTSNCVNPGYVRTALVDKQITDQARTHGIDEQQVVEQILLKESAIKRLVEPQEVASLVGWLASEQAGMVTGASYTMDGGWSAR; encoded by the coding sequence ATGAGTGATCTGGCCGGCAAGACCGCACTGGTCACCGGGGCCGCGGCGGGTATCGGCGCGGCGTGTGCCCGTGAACTGGCCGCCCGCGGTGCGAAGGTCACGGTCGCCGACCGCGACACCGCAGGCGCAACGGCGCTCGCCGCCGAGATCGGCGGGACCGCATGGCCGGTCGACCTACTCGACGTGACCGGCCTCGAGGATCTGCGTCTGGATGTCGACATCTTGGTCAACAACGCCGGCGTGCAGCGGGTGGCGCCGATAGCCGAGTTCCCGCCGGAAGCCTTCCGCACCCTGCTGACGCTGATGACCGAAGTGCCCTTCCTGCTGATCCGGGCGGCGCTACCGCACATGTACGAGGCGGGGTTCGGCCGGATCATCAATCTGTCGTCGGTGCACGGACTGCGGGCCTCCGAATATAAGGTCGCGTATGTGACGGCCAAGCACGCGCTGGAGGGGCTCTCGAAGGTGACCGCGTTGGAGGGCGGCCCGCACGGAGTGACCAGCAACTGCGTCAACCCCGGATATGTGCGGACGGCGTTGGTGGACAAGCAGATCACCGATCAGGCCCGCACCCATGGCATCGACGAGCAGCAGGTCGTCGAACAGATCCTGCTCAAGGAGAGCGCCATCAAACGACTCGTGGAACCGCAGGAGGTGGCCTCGCTGGTGGGTTGGCTGGCCTCCGAACAGGCCGGTATGGTCACCGGCGCGTCCTACACCATGGACGGCGGGTGGAGCGCCCGGTGA